Proteins from a genomic interval of Papaver somniferum cultivar HN1 chromosome 4, ASM357369v1, whole genome shotgun sequence:
- the LOC113273806 gene encoding probable UDP-3-O-acyl-N-acetylglucosamine deacetylase 2, mitochondrial, with the protein MNRLKQALGASSSSISWKPTGKLQQTISSKIEKSGKTLHSGDTSTVKLLPALAGEGRYFVYGDTKIPAKIDFTKDSPLCTTLSRNGIRVRTVEHLLSSLEALNVDNCRIEVTGADEVPLLDGSAKEWVEAVEKTGLSVCKDDSGNTKEKLAPIINEPVHVWRNDSFIAAFPSPKSCISYGINFPQVQAIGCQWVSSVNMDDESFYVKEIASARTFCVYEEVERLREAGLIKGGSAENAIVCSVSEGWLNPPLRFSDEPCRHKVLDLVGDLSLLAEDGNQGFPVGHIVAYKGGHSLHLEFVRRLMGISLEEVSTRC; encoded by the exons ATGAATCGCTTAAAGCAAGCCCTTGgagcttcatcttcttcaatttcatgGAAACCT ACTGGAAAACTTCAACAAACAATATCTTCAAAGATTGAGAAATCAGGGAAGACACTTCATTCAGGTGATACTTCAACTGTAAAATTACTTCCAGCTTTAGCAGGAGAAGGTAGATACTTCGTATATGGTGATACGAAAATTCCAGCAAAAATTGATTTCACTAAAGATTCACCTCTTTGTACAACACTCTCAAGAAATGGAATTAGAGTTAGAACTGTTGAACATTTGCTTTCTTCCCTAGAAGCTCTCAATGTTGATAATTGCAGAATTGAAGTCACTGGGGCTGATGAGGTTCCTTTGTTAGATGGGTCTGCTAAGGAATGGGTTGAAGCAGTAGAGAAAACTGGTTTATCTGTTTGTAAAGATGACAGTGGTAATACTAAGGAGAAATTGGCACCTATTATAAATGAACCTGTTCATGTCTGGAGGAATGATTCTTTTATTGCGGCATTTCCTTCTCCGAAAAGTTGTATTAGCTATGGGATTAATTTTCCTCAG GTACAGGCTATTGGATGTCAGTGGGTATCTTCAGTTAACATGGATGATGAATCTTTCTATGTGAAGGAAATTGCTTCTGCAAGAACGTTCTGCGTTTATGAAGAG GTGGAAAGATTACGTGAAGCTGGACTCATTAAAGGGGGATCAGCTGAAAACGCCATAGTTTGTAG TGTAAGTGAAGGTTGGTTGAATCCACCTTTGCGCTTCAGTGATGAGCCTTGCCGGCACAAGGTGTTAGATCTGGTGGGGGACCTATCTCTTCTTGCAGAGGATGGTAATCAAGGTTTTCCTGTTGGACATATTGTTGCTTATAAG GGAGGTCATTCTCTACACTTGGAATTTGTTCGCCGTTTGATGGGTATTTCATTAGAGGAAGTCTCCACCAGATGCTGA
- the LOC113275314 gene encoding E3 ubiquitin protein ligase RIE1-like gives MAETTITVSPDIAEPLIRSQNGDSSPSRSPSSRSNRLSLLLGRASGRRGGASTLVRETAASQLEERRIDWGYSKPVVALDIAWNLAFTIVSVVFLGCTFDEKPNTPIRIWILGYAIQCVIHVVMVWSEYHRRSNRRRNRSVEDGGGNRSSDSDVNDSEEEEIGGDSSGFRRSSAAKRCESLNTIASFMWWIAGFYWVVSGGEVLLQNAPRLYWLAVVFLAFDVFFAIFCVALACVIGIALCCCLPCIIAILYAVVGQEGASEADLSMLPRYRFQISNNEEKSSTGGGKMVPITMNGGELAEERVLSPEDAECCICLTSYDDGAEIHGLPCNHHFHETCIVKWLKINASCPLCKFNILKGSNEQV, from the exons ATGGCGGAAACAACAATCACAGTATCACCAGACATAGCTGAGCCTTTAATTAGGTCACAGAATGGAGATTCGTCACCATCAAGATCACCATCGAGTAGGTCAAACCGACTGTCTCTTCTTCTAGGTCGTGCTTCTGGTCGTCGTGGTGGTGCATCAACTTTAGTTAGAGAAACAGCAGCGAGCCAACTTGAAGAACGTAGAATCGATTGGGGTTATTCAAAACCTGTTGTTGCATTGGATATTGCTTGGAATTTAGCTTTTACGATTGTTTCTGTTGTTTTCCTTGGGTGTACTTTTGATGAAAAACCTAATACTCCAATTAGGATTTGGATCTTGGGGTATGCGATACAGTGTGTGATTCATGTGGTTATGGTTTGGTCTGAGTATCATAGGAGAAGTAATAGAAGAAGGAATCGGAGTGTTGAGGATGGTGGTGGTAATAGGTCATCTGATTCTGATGTTAATGATAGTGAGGAGGAGGAAATTGGAGGGGATTCTTCTGGATTTCGTCGTTCAAG TGCTGCTAAGCGATGTGAATCCCTCAATACAATAGCATCCTTTATGTGGTGGATAGCAGGATTCTACTGGGTAGTCTCTGGTGGTGAAGTCCTCTTGCAGAATGCTCCACGTCTATATTG GTTGGCTGTAGTTTTTCTGGCATTCGATGTGTTTTTTGCCATCTTTTGTGTTGCTTTGGCATGCGTCATTGGGATCGCACTTTGCTGCTGTTTGCCTTGCATCATTGCAATTCTATATGCTGTAGTAGGCCAG GAAGGTGCATCAGAAGCAGATCTCAGTATGCTTCCAAGATATAGATTCCAGATCAGTAATAACGAGGAGAAATCTAGCACAGGAGGGGGGAAAATGGTTCCCATAACAATGAATGGTGGAGAATTGGCAGAGGAACGTGTTCTTTCACCCGAGGATGCG GAATGCTGCATATGCCTCACTTCATATGATGACGGAGCTGAAATCCATGGCCTGCCATGCAATCATCATTTTCATGAAACATGCATCGTGAAATGGCTTAAGATCAACGCTTCGTGCCCCCTCTGCAAGTTCAATATCTTAAAGGGAAGCAATGAACAAGTTTGA
- the LOC113275315 gene encoding uncharacterized protein LOC113275315: MEVSSKIPVTENIHDDFDDELAAVKAAAWAWFQHGSGCEGNGKPIHEFDHANYATQRPIRPSRFKLEAMRYANEISSGDESETSSSSLVSTPIHTDTTSLFDAYEIARISQQLDCLIESKLHREPGRKGRLGNSWMHGGGDTLVDMNEKKLRKKLNPLSWLSYHRSSWLSYGGICRSTHDVVETRSFVRLQPRTNVPNGVSHRRYAKSYLHS; the protein is encoded by the coding sequence ATGGAGGTCAGTAGCAAGATCCCTGTTACAGAAAACATACACGACGACTTCGATGATGAACTTGCAGCAGTAAAAGCCGCAGCATGGGCATGGTTCCAACACGGATCAGGTTGCGAGGGGAACGGTAAACCAATCCATGAATTCGATCATGCTAATTACGCAACTCAAAGGCCTATTAGACCGTCAAGATTCAAGCTAGAAGCGATGAGGTATGCCAATGAAATTTCAAGTGGTGATGAATCGGAAACATCATCCAGCAGCTTGGTTTCAACTCCAATCCATACTGATACAACTTCGTTATTTGACGCGTATGAAATCGCCAGAATTTCCCAGCAACTTGATTGTTTAATAGAGAGCAAGTTACACCGAGAACCAGGTAGGAAAGGTCGTCTAGGAAATTCATGGATGCATGGTGGTGGTGACACTCTAGTCGACATGAATGAGAAAAAGCTAAGGAAGAAACTGAACCCGTTGTCTTGGCTGAGTTACCACCGGTCGTCGTGGTTAAGTTACGGTGGAATATGCAGATCGACGCATGACGTGGTGGAAACGAGATCATTTGTTCGGTTGCAGCCTCGTACGAATGTCCCCAATGGTGTTAGCCACAGAAGATACGCTAAATCATATCTACACTCTTGA